Genomic window (Vicinamibacterales bacterium):
CGAGATGTCCTGGGCTCCGGTCGAGACCTGGATGTTCTCGAAGGCGCTGGGGATGTAGTAGTTCATCGAGAACCCCTGCGCCGCCGGGTCGTTGACGTTGACGCCGTTGAGCAACTGGGTGTTCTGCGCATTCGGCGTGCCGCGCGCCGACATCGAGCGCTGCAGACCGCCCTGATTCCCGCCGACGTCCGGCGACTCGACGACCACCCCGGGGGCCTTGTATTCGAGGATGTTCCAGATGTCCTTCCCGCCAGGCGTGCTCTCGAGCAGCACGCTGTCGATGTTGGTGCGGGCTCCGACGCTCTTCGTGTCGACGACGGGCGATTCCCCCTTGACCGTAACCACTTCGGTCAGCGCCCCTACCTTCAGCGGGGCATCGATGTTCGCCGTCTGCCCCTGGCGGACGACGACGTCCTCGCGGACGAGCGTCTGGAATCCCTGAAGCGCGACCTTGATGGTGTAGGTCCCGGGCGTCAGGCCAGGGAAAAGAAACACGCCCGAGGCGTCGGTCGTGCCTTCGAGCGCCCGCGGCAGGACCGCGCTGGTGATCGTCACCGTCGCACCGGGCATCACCGCGCCCTGGTCGTCGACCGCCTTCACCGAGATGCTGCCGGTCTGAATCTGCGCCGACGCAGCGGCGGCCGTGAGCCAGATGGCCCCCAGCAGCGTCGCGGCGCTGCGGATGACTTCACGCATGCTCCCCTCCCTTTGAAGATCACGCTACGGAATGTTGAATCGTGAAAACGGATTCTTGCAGAATGCCCGTTGTATACAGCGGCAACCCTCCGTCTGCAAGCAGTTTGACCGGCGTTGAGCAACCGGCGTGCCCGGTCTCGGCCGTGCCGGAAACGGGCACCGCTGGAGTGGAAGTTGCGTGCTGCGGAGTGTGGGGCTGTTCGGCGAACTCCAGGTCCTGCCCGAAGGGTTTCTCTACGAGCCGCAGTTTCTGTCGTCCGCGGAGCACCAGTCGCTCCTCGACGCCATCCGGCCGCTCGAGTTCCATGAGGTCCGGATGCACGGCGTCATCGCCCGCCGCCGGGTGATCCAGTACGGGTGGAAGTACGCGTTCGACGGCGCGCGTCTGTCCGAAGGACCGCCGCTGCCCGGCTTTCTCCTGCCGGTTCGCGCGCGTGCGGCCATCTTCGCGTCCGTCCCGGCTGACGCGCTGTCGGAGGCGCTGATCACCGAGTACCCGCCCGGCGCCCCTATCGGCTGGCATCGCGACGCGCCCGGATTCGGCATCGTCGTCGGGATCTCGCTGCTGTCCGCCTGCCGGTTCCGCTTCCGGCGCGGACCCGAGCGCGGCAGCGAACGGGTGACGCTCACCCTCGAACCGGGCTCCGCGTACGTGCTGAGCGGCCCCGCCCGCACCGAGTGGCAGCACAGCATCCCCGAAGTGGAGACGCTGCGTTACTCGGTGACGTTCCGCACGCTCAGGAAACGCTGAACCCAGTCCCGACTGACGCGCGTTGAGCGGATGCGGCGGGCGGATAGCGGATGGCGGATGGCGGGCGCCGGCTCACTCCGCTCTCAGCGTCAGCGCCGGATCCAGGCGGAGCACACGGAGGGCGGGGATCACGCTCGCGACGAGCGCCACGATCAGCAGCGTGCCGACGACGGCGAGCAGCGTTACGGGATCGTGCGGCTGCACGCCCCAGATGAACGAGCGCATGAGGCGAACGGCGGCCAGCGCGCCGGCGGCGCCGGCGGCCACGCCGATCACCGCGAGCCTGACGCCTGGAAGGACCACGTCCTTCAGCACCTGGCCGTTCGACGCGCCGAGTGCCAGGCGAAGCCCCAGCTCCCGCGTCCGCTCCGTCACCGTGCTGGCGATCAATCCGTGGATGCCGATCGCCGCGAGCAGCAGCGCCACGGCGCCGAGGCCCAGGACGAGCGTCATCATGAAGCGCTGCGACGCCAGCGCGTTCCCCTGCACGTCGCTCATGCTCTCGATCTTCGCGACGGGCAGGAGCGGATCCACGTGGGCCACGGCTTGTCTCACCATCTCGGGCGCGCCCGCCACCGTTCCGGCGGTGCGGACGACCCACGAGGGCGAGAACCACGTGTGTACGAGCTTGAACGTCGCCGCGGTCGTCTGCGCGGCGGGGACGTAGACGATGAACGGCGTCGGAAGCGGACTGCCGTCGCCGCCGAGGCCGGAGGAGGTCGCACGCGTACCGCCGACCACCCCGATGATTTCCCGCGTCGCGCCCGCCACCGCGATGTGCAGGCCGACGACGTTCTGGCCCTTGTAGAAGCGGCGGATGAACTGGTCGTTCACGATCGCCACGGGCATCGAGTCCGCGGTATCGGCCTCGGTGAAGGTGCGGCCGGCGCGAAGGGGTACGCGCAACGCCTCGAAATAGCCGGGCGTGATGTAGCTGACATTGGTCCCGCCGCCCTTGTCGTCGGGCGTCGCCCCTTCGATCCGTCCGAACCCCAGGTTCAGCAGCCGCGTGTACGGCAGGCCGAGCGTGACGCCGGCCGCTTCGACGCCGGGCTGGCGGCGGATCTCGGCGAGCGTGTCGGCGAACAGCCGGTTCACCTTGGCGGCGTCTTCGTACCGCGTGTCCTGGAGCGACACCATCGCCGTCGTGAGGTTCGCCGGATCGAACCCGGGATCCAGCATGCGGAGCTGCATGAACGAGCGCACGAGGAGGCCGGCGCCGACCAGGAGGATGACGCTGAGCGCGATCTCTCCGCCGACGAGCACGCGGCGCGCCCATCGGCTGCTGCGGCCCGCGACGGCACGGCTTCCCGCCTCCGCGAGCGAG
Coding sequences:
- a CDS encoding alpha-ketoglutarate-dependent dioxygenase AlkB — translated: MLRSVGLFGELQVLPEGFLYEPQFLSSAEHQSLLDAIRPLEFHEVRMHGVIARRRVIQYGWKYAFDGARLSEGPPLPGFLLPVRARAAIFASVPADALSEALITEYPPGAPIGWHRDAPGFGIVVGISLLSACRFRFRRGPERGSERVTLTLEPGSAYVLSGPARTEWQHSIPEVETLRYSVTFRTLRKR
- a CDS encoding ABC transporter permease, with product MPVLEPILRDLRYAVRMLRKTPSFTLIALITLAVGIGVNTAVFTVVNTLLLKPLPYPDPARLASVSIVLRSSRGSNENTAVDGNTFLAIHDAAATVASAVSAGSFGGGVNLVSAEAAANVKQGRVSAGYFAVLGVRPFMGREFAAEEDRLGGPPVAILSHALWTRVFNASPSILGQAIQLKGEPYTVVGVMPEGFTTGSPVDLWTPVKPARTGEGGGSNYGMIVRLRPGVTWEQATAEVDSLGAPAALEQYRTRKEIPTARAKLVPLQESATESIRQPLVMLWAAVGVVLLIACVNIAGLLLARSALRTREIATRLALGSSRGVVVRQLLVESAVLAVAGGILGLGVGQLVLTALLRLSADVFPVGYPIALDARVLGATLVLSVITSVLFGLVPALHATRVDVQASLAEAGSRAVAGRSSRWARRVLVGGEIALSVILLVGAGLLVRSFMQLRMLDPGFDPANLTTAMVSLQDTRYEDAAKVNRLFADTLAEIRRQPGVEAAGVTLGLPYTRLLNLGFGRIEGATPDDKGGGTNVSYITPGYFEALRVPLRAGRTFTEADTADSMPVAIVNDQFIRRFYKGQNVVGLHIAVAGATREIIGVVGGTRATSSGLGGDGSPLPTPFIVYVPAAQTTAATFKLVHTWFSPSWVVRTAGTVAGAPEMVRQAVAHVDPLLPVAKIESMSDVQGNALASQRFMMTLVLGLGAVALLLAAIGIHGLIASTVTERTRELGLRLALGASNGQVLKDVVLPGVRLAVIGVAAGAAGALAAVRLMRSFIWGVQPHDPVTLLAVVGTLLIVALVASVIPALRVLRLDPALTLRAE